A genomic segment from Ignavibacteriales bacterium encodes:
- a CDS encoding PD40 domain-containing protein has product MKLFILTTILVFISSISFAQEKNVEPFLPEIFSPFPNVRDLAISSEGDEIYFSVQSYVDEVSFIATSKKINDVWSNPEMVSFSGKYFEIEPFLSSDGLKLFFASNRPLDNTENKTKDFDIWYVQRENKNTEWSSPINLGEPINSPANEFYPSIANNNNFYFTCDERSTKGKDDIFVSYWKEGKYLEPVSLNDSINSDGYEFNAFVAPDETYIIFTAYQREDGFGSGDLYISYKVSDTIWTQAKNLGEEINSNKMDYCPFVDAKTNTLYFTSKRSHINNKNLGLSSIQDFLNEMKKYENGLSRIFKTTLKK; this is encoded by the coding sequence ATGAAACTATTTATACTTACCACAATCCTGGTCTTTATTTCTTCAATCTCATTTGCTCAAGAAAAGAACGTAGAACCATTCCTGCCAGAAATATTTTCACCATTTCCAAACGTAAGGGATCTTGCAATATCTTCTGAGGGGGATGAAATTTATTTTTCTGTTCAAAGCTACGTTGATGAAGTATCTTTTATTGCCACTTCCAAAAAAATAAACGATGTTTGGTCAAATCCTGAGATGGTTAGCTTCTCCGGAAAATATTTTGAGATAGAACCGTTTCTTTCCTCAGATGGATTAAAATTATTTTTTGCTTCAAACAGACCATTAGATAATACTGAAAATAAAACTAAAGACTTTGATATCTGGTATGTTCAGAGAGAAAATAAAAATACCGAATGGTCAAGTCCAATAAATTTAGGTGAACCTATTAATTCACCTGCAAATGAATTTTACCCATCAATAGCCAACAATAATAATTTCTATTTCACTTGCGATGAAAGATCAACCAAAGGAAAGGATGATATTTTTGTTAGTTATTGGAAAGAGGGAAAATATTTAGAACCTGTTTCATTAAACGATTCAATAAATTCAGATGGATATGAGTTCAATGCGTTTGTTGCACCGGATGAAACTTATATTATCTTTACTGCTTATCAAAGAGAAGATGGTTTTGGAAGCGGTGATTTATACATCAGTTATAAAGTTTCAGATACTATTTGGACACAGGCAAAGAATTTAGGAGAAGAAATCAATTCTAATAAAATGGATTATTGTCCATTTGTTGATGCAAAAACAAACACTTTATATTTTACAAGTAAAAGAAGTCACATCAATAATAAAAATTTAGGATTATCTTCGATCCAGGATTTTTTAAATGAGATGAAGAAATATGAGAATGGACTAAGCAGAATTTTTAAAACTACGTTGAAGAAATAG
- a CDS encoding GIY-YIG nuclease family protein has protein sequence MINKKQLTKDYKQQKQPVGVYAVHNNIDNKMYIGTSKNLPAVLRRFEFTLTMGSFPYQDIVDDYKKHGKNNFEIKVLDELELKNETEKELDTELNSLEELWIKKLKSEGVTFYNKKT, from the coding sequence ATGATAAATAAAAAACAATTAACAAAAGATTACAAGCAGCAAAAACAGCCGGTGGGTGTTTATGCTGTGCATAATAATATTGATAACAAAATGTACATTGGTACAAGTAAAAATCTGCCGGCAGTTTTAAGAAGATTTGAGTTTACATTAACGATGGGAAGTTTTCCTTACCAGGACATTGTTGATGATTATAAGAAACATGGCAAAAACAATTTTGAAATTAAAGTTCTTGATGAGCTTGAATTAAAAAACGAAACAGAAAAAGAACTAGATACTGAACTAAATTCACTTGAGGAATTGTGGATTAAAAAACTAAAAAGTGAAGGTGTAACTTTTTACAATAAGAAAACATAA
- a CDS encoding DUF1566 domain-containing protein, whose protein sequence is MKSISIIALTSIWFLFIGCSESSTQVANNRGNLPNITGYPVVSTNQSVFYDTSNVISAPSSGNAFYGQDAQYTRNEIQYQNNGDGTITDMITGLMWQKSADTDGDGDIDANDKKTYAQAVSEAISCTTGGHTDWRLPTIKELYSLIIFSGVDPSGYTGTSTSGLIPFINTDYFDFAYGDTQAGERIIDAQYASSNMYVDGQLLFGVNFADGRIKGYGLQMPFGPGDKTFDVIYVRGNSTYGINNFVDNGDSTITDNSTGLMWMKNDSKTGMTWQNALGYSENLQYAGHSDWRLPDAKELHSILDYTRSPGTTNSAAIDPLFNATPITNEAGQSDYGCYWTSTTHSNWSSVAGGFAAYVSFGRAMGYMDARWQDVHGAGAQRSDPKAGNPNQYPTGNGPQGDAIRIYNYVRCVRNIN, encoded by the coding sequence ATGAAATCTATCAGCATAATAGCACTAACATCGATATGGTTTTTATTTATAGGATGTTCTGAATCCTCAACGCAGGTAGCTAATAACAGAGGAAATCTACCAAACATCACAGGATATCCGGTCGTTAGTACAAATCAATCTGTTTTCTATGATACATCAAATGTAATTTCAGCGCCATCGTCAGGTAATGCATTTTATGGACAGGATGCTCAATACACAAGAAATGAAATACAATATCAAAACAATGGTGATGGAACGATTACGGATATGATCACAGGATTAATGTGGCAAAAAAGTGCTGATACAGACGGAGATGGAGATATTGACGCTAATGATAAAAAAACTTATGCACAGGCTGTTTCAGAAGCAATTAGTTGCACCACTGGAGGACATACCGATTGGCGCCTGCCAACAATAAAAGAATTGTATTCACTTATTATTTTTTCTGGTGTTGACCCTAGTGGCTATACTGGGACTTCAACCTCAGGCCTTATTCCATTTATTAACACAGATTATTTCGATTTCGCTTACGGCGACACACAAGCGGGAGAAAGAATTATTGATGCACAATATGCCTCTTCAAACATGTATGTGGATGGTCAATTACTCTTTGGAGTTAATTTTGCCGATGGGCGTATTAAGGGTTACGGATTACAAATGCCCTTTGGGCCAGGGGATAAAACCTTCGATGTAATATACGTGCGTGGTAACTCAACCTACGGAATAAATAATTTTGTGGATAACGGTGACAGTACTATAACAGATAACTCAACGGGATTAATGTGGATGAAGAATGATAGTAAAACTGGAATGACATGGCAAAACGCACTTGGTTATTCTGAGAATTTACAGTACGCTGGTCATTCTGATTGGCGATTACCAGACGCAAAAGAATTGCACAGTATTTTAGATTATACACGTTCACCTGGTACAACAAATTCTGCCGCGATTGATCCGCTTTTTAATGCAACTCCAATTACTAATGAAGCTGGACAATCAGATTATGGTTGTTACTGGACAAGCACAACTCATTCTAACTGGTCTTCTGTTGCTGGTGGTTTTGCAGCTTATGTAAGTTTTGGAAGAGCAATGGGATATATGGATGCAAGATGGCAGGATGTTCATGGAGCCGGGGCACAACGAAGTGATCCAAAAGCAGGAAATCCAAACCAGTATCCCACTGGAAACGGGCCTCAGGGCGATGCAATAAGAATTTATAATTATGTTCGTTGTGTTAGAAATATAAATTAA
- a CDS encoding FAD-dependent oxidoreductase, producing the protein MEKYNIVIAGNGEPALVCTLSARHTYADKSIAIIKTDKQNSIVEEILSSISSRFNNMLNVFYDDVASRNHNVLQLAGGGKIEYEKLVLATGSRAIEPLIDGIQRDGVMLINKDPEQIRKIKTEAIEAESVVIYGGGYIGVELCDELLRAGKKITIIEKSKRLMPSSFDADTSNKVKEVIENLGGRVVLDEKIKSVLGIDAVTGVKLSSDEVIDCDFLMICCGSRPNIEMAEKLGIIYDRDRGILVDEYFRTSDKNIYAVGDCAAKHDFFASDLSNVLTYNSKMEEAKLLGANLYSVIFNRGKMISYLSEKRSLKNRIKTELKKLEISNATKDFISLPRQ; encoded by the coding sequence ATGGAAAAATATAATATCGTTATTGCTGGAAATGGAGAGCCCGCGCTTGTTTGTACGCTTTCTGCAAGACACACTTACGCTGATAAAAGTATTGCAATAATCAAAACTGATAAACAGAACTCTATCGTTGAGGAAATACTTTCTTCTATCTCGAGTCGTTTTAATAATATGTTAAATGTTTTTTATGATGATGTCGCTAGTCGTAATCATAATGTCCTTCAGTTGGCTGGTGGAGGAAAAATTGAATATGAAAAACTTGTTCTTGCAACTGGTTCCCGCGCGATTGAACCGCTTATTGATGGAATTCAACGAGACGGTGTAATGCTAATTAATAAAGATCCTGAACAGATCCGCAAAATAAAAACCGAAGCTATTGAAGCCGAAAGTGTTGTAATTTATGGCGGTGGTTATATCGGTGTTGAATTGTGTGATGAGCTTTTAAGAGCCGGTAAAAAGATTACTATAATTGAAAAGTCAAAACGATTAATGCCCTCATCTTTTGATGCTGATACAAGCAACAAAGTTAAAGAAGTAATTGAAAATCTTGGTGGAAGAGTAGTTTTGGATGAAAAAATAAAAAGTGTCCTTGGGATTGATGCCGTAACAGGCGTAAAACTTAGCTCCGATGAAGTGATTGATTGTGATTTTCTAATGATCTGTTGCGGCTCAAGACCGAATATAGAAATGGCTGAAAAGCTTGGAATAATTTACGATCGTGACAGGGGAATTTTAGTTGATGAATATTTCAGAACATCTGATAAAAATATATACGCGGTTGGCGATTGCGCGGCAAAGCATGATTTTTTCGCAAGCGATCTTTCGAATGTTTTAACTTATAATTCCAAAATGGAAGAAGCAAAATTACTTGGGGCAAATCTTTATTCTGTAATTTTTAATCGCGGTAAAATGATCAGCTATCTTTCCGAAAAAAGAAGTTTGAAGAATAGAATAAAAACCGAGCTAAAAAAACTGGAGATATCTAATGCCACAAAAGACTTTATATCTTTGCCAAGACAGTAA
- a CDS encoding alpha/beta fold hydrolase, which produces MNIVLVHGFISTGKIFFYIKKKLEAQGHNCFAPTLKPIDAKYGIEDLAIKLKDKIEQNLEPDSKFILIGFSMGGIICRYYLQELGGIERVNKLITISSPHHGSYLSYLYPGKGIKQLRPNSGFMKSLKEKEHLLNGLNIYSYRTPFDLMIIPNKSSIWNIASNKRFISIMHSSMLINSKLVREIINQL; this is translated from the coding sequence ATGAATATTGTTTTAGTACATGGTTTTATCAGCACAGGAAAAATATTCTTTTACATAAAGAAGAAACTTGAAGCACAGGGACATAACTGTTTTGCGCCAACCCTTAAGCCGATCGATGCAAAGTATGGAATTGAAGACCTTGCAATAAAACTTAAAGACAAGATTGAACAAAATCTTGAGCCTGATTCTAAATTTATACTTATTGGTTTTAGTATGGGTGGAATAATTTGTAGATATTATTTGCAAGAGCTTGGCGGCATTGAAAGAGTTAACAAACTGATTACAATTTCTTCGCCTCATCATGGCAGCTATCTTTCTTATTTATATCCCGGCAAAGGAATAAAACAATTACGTCCAAATAGTGGTTTCATGAAAAGTTTGAAAGAAAAAGAACATTTGTTAAATGGTTTAAATATTTATTCATACAGAACTCCATTTGATTTAATGATTATACCAAACAAAAGCTCTATTTGGAATATTGCCTCAAATAAAAGATTTATTTCAATTATGCATTCTTCGATGTTAATAAATTCTAAATTAGTAAGGGAAATAATAAATCAGTTATAA
- a CDS encoding NADH:flavin oxidoreductase/NADH oxidase, producing the protein MSHLFSPLKIRAIELKNRITVSPMCQYSSKNGFPTDWHLVHLGSYAVGGAGLILTEATAVSPEGRISSDDAGIWNNEQANAYKKITAFIKSQNSIPGIQLAHAGRKASTYSPWKGTGEVKIENGGWLTLAPSPIPFADNFPLPKEMNENDIKLVINQFADAAKRSVDAGFEVIELHFAHGYLVHEFLSPLSNKRTDQYGGNLQNRCRFTIELAKSVRKIIPDGTPLFVRISSTDWVEGGWDIDQSIQLAKWLKDIGVDLIDCSSGGNISNAKIPIGPGYQIPFAEKIKNQANIITGGVGLITTAEQAEQIINSAQADIVLLAREMLRDPYWALHAAKKLNVDLEDYPKQYLRSK; encoded by the coding sequence ATGAGCCACTTATTCTCACCCCTAAAAATCAGAGCCATAGAATTAAAAAACCGAATTACTGTATCACCAATGTGTCAGTATTCCAGTAAAAACGGATTTCCAACTGACTGGCATCTTGTTCATCTCGGAAGTTACGCAGTAGGGGGTGCCGGTTTAATATTAACTGAAGCAACTGCTGTTTCTCCTGAAGGAAGAATTTCTTCCGATGATGCAGGAATCTGGAATAACGAACAGGCTAATGCTTATAAAAAGATAACTGCGTTCATAAAATCTCAAAACTCTATCCCTGGAATCCAACTAGCTCATGCAGGAAGAAAAGCATCAACTTATTCGCCGTGGAAAGGTACTGGAGAAGTTAAAATTGAAAACGGAGGATGGTTGACTTTGGCACCAAGTCCAATCCCCTTTGCTGATAATTTTCCACTTCCAAAAGAAATGAATGAAAATGATATTAAACTCGTCATTAATCAATTCGCCGATGCAGCAAAAAGAAGTGTAGACGCTGGTTTTGAAGTTATTGAATTACATTTTGCACATGGATATTTAGTTCACGAATTTCTTTCTCCACTATCAAATAAAAGGACAGATCAATATGGCGGGAACCTTCAAAATAGATGCCGCTTTACAATCGAGTTAGCAAAATCTGTTAGAAAAATAATTCCAGATGGAACACCTTTGTTTGTAAGAATTTCCTCAACTGATTGGGTTGAGGGTGGTTGGGATATTGACCAATCTATTCAGTTAGCAAAGTGGCTAAAAGATATTGGAGTTGATTTAATAGACTGTTCCAGTGGTGGAAATATTTCTAATGCAAAAATTCCCATAGGCCCGGGTTATCAAATTCCATTTGCAGAAAAAATAAAAAATCAAGCTAATATTATTACTGGTGGTGTTGGTTTAATAACAACAGCAGAACAAGCAGAGCAAATTATTAATTCTGCACAAGCTGATATTGTTTTACTTGCAAGAGAAATGCTGCGTGATCCGTACTGGGCTTTACATGCAGCTAAAAAATTGAACGTGGATTTGGAAGATTATCCGAAACAGTATTTAAGATCTAAATAA
- the hemH gene encoding ferrochelatase — MAKTCVLLINLGTPDSPSVKDVRKYLFEFLNDPRVIDINPIGRFFLVNFIIVPFRASKSAKIYKELWTDKGSPIMIYGESVKEKLRKELDNDFEVELAMRYQNPGLDEVCARMEKKGYQKIIVLPLFPQYASASTGSAIDKAMKLISNWWVIPEIKIISQFYDDENYLNCVIEQSNKYNLNDYDHILFSYHGLPVRQVDKVYSDGKPCSDHKCEDEINEDNKYCYKATCYATTRMLSEKLNLPKERYTVCFQSRLDKDWLEPFSDKVVEELAKKGAKKLLVFSPAFVADCLETTVEIGIEYQNIFKEHGGEKVQLVKSLNDHPMWIEALKKMVLKEA, encoded by the coding sequence ATGGCAAAAACTTGTGTATTACTTATAAACCTCGGAACTCCAGATAGTCCGTCGGTAAAAGACGTAAGAAAATATTTATTTGAGTTTCTAAACGATCCGCGTGTGATTGATATAAATCCAATTGGCAGATTTTTTCTTGTGAACTTTATCATTGTTCCTTTTCGTGCATCAAAATCTGCAAAAATTTATAAGGAATTGTGGACAGACAAAGGTTCCCCGATTATGATTTACGGTGAATCTGTAAAAGAAAAATTACGAAAAGAGCTTGATAATGATTTTGAAGTTGAACTTGCAATGCGATATCAAAATCCTGGTCTTGATGAGGTTTGTGCACGAATGGAAAAAAAAGGCTACCAGAAAATTATCGTTTTACCCTTGTTCCCGCAGTATGCATCTGCAAGTACTGGATCTGCAATTGATAAAGCTATGAAGTTAATTAGTAACTGGTGGGTGATTCCAGAAATAAAAATCATCTCACAGTTTTATGATGACGAAAATTATCTGAATTGTGTAATTGAGCAATCAAATAAATATAATTTAAATGATTATGATCATATTCTTTTCAGTTATCATGGATTGCCGGTTAGACAAGTTGATAAAGTTTATTCAGATGGTAAGCCTTGCTCGGATCACAAATGCGAAGATGAAATTAATGAAGACAACAAATACTGTTACAAAGCAACCTGCTATGCAACTACCAGAATGCTTTCTGAAAAATTAAATCTGCCAAAGGAAAGATATACGGTTTGTTTTCAATCCCGCTTAGATAAAGATTGGCTTGAACCTTTTTCGGATAAAGTTGTTGAGGAATTGGCAAAGAAAGGCGCAAAAAAGCTTTTGGTATTCAGCCCTGCCTTTGTTGCTGATTGCCTGGAGACAACAGTTGAAATCGGAATTGAATATCAAAACATATTTAAAGAGCATGGAGGAGAAAAAGTTCAGCTTGTAAAAAGTTTAAATGATCATCCAATGTGGATTGAAGCACTTAAAAAGATGGTTCTTAAGGAAGCATAA
- a CDS encoding RNA polymerase sigma factor — MQLNFESIVKQNQEKVRNICFRYVNNVDDADDIAQEVFIQVFESISHFREEAQISTWVYRIAVNKSLDFIRSKNRKKRFAQLTSIFKSGEDEQIIEIPSHETPDKDLDDKERKEVLDFALNKLPENQKTAIVLSKYEGFSNAEISKIMDLSLSAVEALIHRAKKNLHKELYNYFEKRK, encoded by the coding sequence CTGCAATTGAATTTTGAATCAATAGTAAAACAGAATCAGGAAAAAGTTCGCAACATTTGCTTTCGATATGTTAACAACGTTGATGATGCCGATGATATTGCTCAGGAAGTATTTATCCAGGTGTTTGAGTCAATTTCGCATTTTCGCGAGGAAGCACAAATATCAACATGGGTTTACCGAATTGCTGTAAATAAATCTCTCGATTTTATTAGAAGCAAAAACAGAAAAAAAAGATTTGCTCAACTTACCTCTATATTTAAATCCGGAGAAGATGAACAGATTATTGAAATCCCCTCCCATGAAACACCTGATAAAGATTTAGATGATAAAGAAAGAAAAGAAGTGCTTGATTTTGCGCTCAATAAACTCCCGGAAAATCAAAAAACAGCAATAGTTTTAAGCAAATATGAAGGTTTTAGTAATGCCGAAATTTCAAAAATAATGGATTTGTCATTGTCAGCTGTTGAAGCTTTAATACATCGGGCTAAAAAAAATTTACATAAGGAATTATATAATTATTTTGAAAAAAGGAAGTAA
- a CDS encoding CotH kinase family protein — protein sequence MLDTAKAGSDGYIMAQSVTVNGTEYDSVGVKYKGNSTYNPNYIKNPFHIELDTYKEQDYQGYKDIKLSNVAKDPSFLREVLSYSILRKYMNASLSNYANVYVNGTLLGLYVSSESIGKTFVNKNFYSKDNAFIKCNPIDGAGPGSTDLPNLVYLGTDSTLYYPAYELKSDYGWADLITLTNTLKNNIGEIETVLDVDRALWMLAFDNLLVNLDSYIGVFAQNYYLYKDNIGRFNCMLWDFNESFGTFSQTGTIFLPNTTAKSQMTHLLHSGDANWPLVQKLLAVPTYKKMYLAHLHTILTENFSNNSYYTLAQSIQPIINAAVQADPNKFYTYTQYQSNLTTDVGIGPNSVPGITALMNGRNTYLSALSDFTNTKPTITNVAPSDTNPTLNTTVFITANVINTNTDAVYLGHRDNNENRFTKILMYDDGAHGDGTAGDNIYGASIDVSSSTIQYYIYAENNNVGMFSPVRAEHEFYTMTANTTTSSEVMMNEIYTRGTTTDPDWIEIYNSSTSAIDISGYKIYDSGGQSGTKPKKEFSTGSVIPSNGFLVIVTDDTSASGFGLSSSGEKVWLENSLGLIADSVTFPALTVDQSSGRIPDGGVWQTLDTITRGASNSSPTGISEEPLSITEFKLDQNYPNPFNPTTTISFQLPVSSQVTLKIYDLLGKEIVTLVDEMKNAGSYQFNFDASQLASGMYFYRLDTKNFSQVRKMILLK from the coding sequence ATGCTTGATACGGCTAAAGCCGGAAGCGATGGTTACATAATGGCACAATCAGTTACTGTAAATGGTACTGAATATGATAGTGTGGGTGTAAAGTACAAAGGAAACAGCACTTATAATCCTAACTATATTAAGAATCCATTTCATATTGAACTAGACACCTATAAAGAACAAGATTATCAAGGTTACAAAGATATCAAACTAAGTAATGTTGCTAAAGACCCATCGTTTTTACGTGAGGTACTTTCATATTCTATCTTAAGAAAGTATATGAATGCTTCTTTATCTAATTATGCAAATGTTTATGTAAACGGAACTCTACTCGGGCTCTATGTCAGTTCTGAATCTATCGGTAAAACATTTGTTAACAAAAACTTTTATTCCAAAGACAATGCTTTTATTAAATGTAATCCAATTGATGGTGCAGGACCCGGAAGCACAGATTTGCCAAATTTGGTTTACCTGGGCACTGACAGCACGCTCTATTATCCTGCTTATGAGTTAAAATCTGATTACGGATGGGCTGATTTAATAACTTTGACCAACACTCTTAAAAATAATATTGGCGAAATTGAAACGGTTTTAGATGTTGATAGAGCATTATGGATGTTAGCCTTTGATAATCTTTTAGTTAATCTGGATAGTTATATAGGTGTATTTGCGCAGAATTATTATTTATATAAAGATAACATAGGACGATTTAATTGTATGCTTTGGGATTTTAATGAATCGTTTGGAACATTCAGCCAAACAGGTACAATATTTTTACCAAACACAACCGCTAAAAGTCAGATGACTCATTTGCTTCATTCCGGTGATGCGAATTGGCCGTTGGTACAAAAACTACTTGCTGTTCCTACGTATAAAAAAATGTATCTGGCACATTTGCATACGATTTTAACCGAAAATTTTTCAAACAATAGTTATTATACATTGGCTCAATCAATACAGCCAATAATAAATGCAGCGGTGCAGGCTGATCCAAACAAGTTTTATACTTATACCCAATATCAAAGCAATCTTACAACTGATGTTGGTATTGGCCCGAATTCCGTGCCTGGAATAACCGCATTAATGAATGGTAGAAACACATATCTATCTGCACTTTCGGACTTTACTAATACTAAACCAACGATAACAAACGTTGCACCCAGTGATACAAACCCGACTTTAAACACTACAGTTTTTATTACCGCAAATGTAATTAATACAAATACAGACGCTGTTTATCTAGGACACAGAGACAATAATGAGAACCGCTTTACAAAGATTCTTATGTATGATGATGGCGCGCACGGTGATGGTACTGCTGGAGATAACATTTATGGTGCTTCAATTGATGTAAGCAGTTCTACAATTCAATATTATATCTACGCAGAAAATAATAATGTTGGTATGTTTTCGCCGGTTAGAGCTGAACATGAATTTTATACGATGACTGCTAACACAACAACAAGCAGTGAAGTAATGATGAATGAAATATATACAAGAGGCACAACGACGGACCCAGATTGGATCGAGATTTACAACTCATCAACTTCTGCAATCGATATTAGTGGTTATAAAATTTATGACAGCGGCGGACAAAGCGGCACTAAACCTAAAAAAGAATTTTCAACTGGATCAGTAATTCCTTCTAATGGATTTTTAGTTATCGTAACTGACGATACATCAGCAAGTGGTTTTGGACTTTCAAGTTCCGGCGAAAAAGTATGGCTAGAAAACTCTTTGGGCTTAATAGCTGATTCGGTTACTTTCCCAGCTCTAACTGTAGATCAATCTTCTGGAAGAATTCCTGATGGCGGCGTTTGGCAAACACTGGATACAATTACACGAGGAGCCTCAAATAGTTCTCCGACTGGAATTAGTGAAGAACCATTAAGTATAACTGAATTTAAACTTGATCAAAATTATCCGAATCCTTTTAACCCAACGACAACGATTTCTTTTCAATTACCTGTTTCGTCTCAAGTAACATTAAAAATCTATGATTTGTTGGGTAAAGAAATTGTTACCCTTGTTGATGAAATGAAAAATGCTGGTAGTTATCAATTCAATTTTGATGCAAGTCAATTAGCTTCTGGAATGTATTTCTATCGCTTAGATACGAAAAACTTTTCGCAGGTTAGAAAAATGATTCTATTGAAATAA
- the corA gene encoding magnesium/cobalt transporter CorA: protein MITRETKKQIKRVKRILNPLQKPKAKKVGLSPGTLVYTGEKKKDEVKITLFDYKDDFITEKTLANIEESFSCKDSDLTSWINIDGLHDISIIEKLGKQFEIHPLVLEDIVHTSQRPKVDDYESYLYIVVRMFDYNPDTKEIKNEQVSFVLGKKYLITFQEDTGDVFDTVRDRLRKGGPRMRNGGPDYLAYALIDAIVDSYFHILEQIGDEIEELEDRIIVDPEQSDLQSIHNLRREMILLRKSVWPLRELLSNLQRNENGIIKQQTQIYIRDVYDHTIQIIDTIESYRDMAMGMLETYLSSLSNRMNEVMKVLTVIATIFIPLTFLAGVYGMNFKHFPELQIEWMYPWGFWGFIIVCGGLMYFYFKHKKWF, encoded by the coding sequence ATGATAACTCGTGAAACTAAAAAGCAAATTAAGCGGGTTAAAAGAATTTTAAATCCTCTGCAAAAACCTAAAGCTAAAAAAGTTGGGCTTTCACCCGGCACGCTTGTTTACACTGGCGAAAAGAAAAAAGATGAAGTTAAAATCACATTGTTTGACTATAAAGATGATTTTATAACAGAAAAAACCCTTGCAAATATTGAAGAAAGTTTTAGCTGTAAAGATTCTGATTTAACATCTTGGATAAATATAGATGGACTGCATGATATTTCAATAATTGAAAAGTTAGGAAAGCAATTTGAAATCCATCCGCTTGTGTTAGAAGATATCGTTCACACTTCTCAAAGACCAAAGGTTGATGATTACGAGAGCTATCTTTACATAGTTGTAAGAATGTTTGATTATAATCCCGATACTAAAGAAATAAAAAACGAACAGGTTAGTTTCGTTCTCGGAAAAAAATATCTCATCACGTTTCAAGAAGATACCGGAGATGTTTTTGATACAGTAAGAGACAGACTTAGAAAAGGTGGTCCGCGTATGAGAAATGGAGGACCAGATTATTTAGCGTACGCACTTATTGATGCAATTGTTGACAGTTACTTCCACATTCTTGAACAGATCGGCGATGAAATTGAAGAACTTGAGGACAGAATTATTGTTGATCCCGAGCAAAGTGATCTTCAATCAATACACAATCTTCGCAGAGAAATGATTTTGTTAAGAAAATCTGTTTGGCCTTTACGGGAACTACTATCAAACCTGCAAAGAAATGAAAATGGAATTATTAAACAACAAACACAAATTTATATTCGTGATGTTTACGATCACACAATTCAAATTATCGATACAATCGAGTCTTACCGCGATATGGCAATGGGAATGCTTGAAACATACTTATCCAGTCTAAGCAACAGAATGAATGAAGTGATGAAAGTGCTTACAGTAATTGCAACAATTTTTATTCCACTTACTTTTCTTGCCGGTGTTTATGGAATGAATTTTAAACATTTTCCTGAGCTACAAATTGAGTGGATGTACCCATGGGGTTTTTGGGGCTTTATTATAGTTTGCGGCGGGCTTATGTATTTTTATTTCAAACATAAAAAATGGTTTTAA